GGGATGCGACCCTCTGATTTGGCAACCAGAGGGTCGCGATAGCAAATTAAGCTACGACGTACGGCAGCAGGCCGAGAAAGCGGGCGCGCTTGATCGCCTGGGCGAGCTCGCGCTGCTTCTTCTGCGAAACAGCGGTGATGCGCGACGGAACGATCTTGCCGCGCTCGGAAATATAGCGCTGCAGAAGACGGACGTCCTTGTAGTCGATCCGCGGCGCATTCG
Above is a window of Rhizobium etli 8C-3 DNA encoding:
- the rpsR gene encoding 30S ribosomal protein S18, coding for MSEASSAPVRRPFHRRRKTCPFSGANAPRIDYKDVRLLQRYISERGKIVPSRITAVSQKKQRELAQAIKRARFLGLLPYVVA